A section of the Streptomyces xinghaiensis S187 genome encodes:
- a CDS encoding AAA family ATPase: MVLGKFYPPHAGHHHLVRSAAARCRRLTVLVCASSVESVPLAERVAWMRAVHPEEHVEVVGAVDDVPVDYSDPAVWDAHMAVFRAAVPDRVDAVFTSEAYGAELGRRFGAVAVTVDAGRTAYPVSGTAVRADPAGCWSHLAAPVRAALARRVVVVGAESTGTTTTARALAVHYRARGGVWAETRWVPEYGRRFSAEKYARLRAARPGAGFDDVTWDTADFELIAERQSAEEDAAAGAGSPVLFCDTDALATTIWHERYLGGRSPAVEAVAARGRQHLWLLTDHTGVPFEDDGLRDGEHLRAWMTGRFRTELTRRGLPHLLLTGPPGERLRTAVAAVDELLARGWHFEDPLPERG; this comes from the coding sequence CTGGTGCTCGGCAAGTTCTATCCGCCGCACGCCGGTCACCATCACCTGGTGCGCAGCGCCGCCGCGCGCTGCCGCCGCCTCACCGTGCTGGTGTGCGCCTCCTCCGTGGAGTCGGTCCCGCTCGCGGAGCGGGTGGCGTGGATGCGGGCGGTGCACCCGGAGGAGCACGTCGAGGTGGTCGGCGCGGTGGACGACGTGCCCGTCGACTACTCCGACCCCGCCGTGTGGGACGCGCACATGGCGGTCTTCCGGGCCGCCGTCCCGGACCGCGTCGACGCCGTCTTCACCTCGGAGGCGTACGGGGCCGAACTCGGCCGCCGCTTCGGGGCGGTGGCCGTGACCGTGGACGCCGGCCGCACCGCGTACCCGGTCTCCGGGACGGCCGTCCGTGCGGACCCGGCCGGGTGCTGGTCCCACCTGGCGGCCCCGGTGCGCGCGGCGCTGGCCCGCCGGGTGGTCGTGGTCGGCGCGGAGTCCACGGGCACCACCACCACGGCCCGCGCCCTGGCCGTGCACTACCGCGCCCGGGGCGGGGTCTGGGCGGAGACCCGGTGGGTGCCGGAGTACGGGCGCCGGTTCAGTGCGGAGAAGTACGCGCGGCTGCGCGCGGCCAGACCGGGCGCGGGGTTCGACGACGTCACCTGGGATACGGCCGACTTCGAACTGATCGCCGAACGGCAGTCGGCGGAGGAGGACGCTGCGGCGGGTGCCGGCTCCCCCGTCCTCTTCTGCGACACCGACGCCCTGGCCACCACCATCTGGCACGAGCGCTATCTGGGCGGCCGCAGCCCGGCGGTCGAGGCCGTCGCGGCCCGGGGCCGGCAGCACTTGTGGCTGCTCACCGACCACACGGGCGTCCCCTTCGAGGACGACGGACTGCGCGACGGCGAACACCTGCGCGCCTGGATGACCGGCCGTTTCCGTACCGAGCTCACCCGCCGCGGCCTGCCCCACCTGCTGCTCACCGGCCCGCCCGGGGAACGGCTGCGCACGGCCGTGGCCGCGGTCGACGAACTGCTCGCGCGTGGCTGGCACTTCGAGGACCCGCTGCCGGAACGGGGATGA
- the pnuC gene encoding nicotinamide riboside transporter PnuC, translated as MDIADLLAPLQQPLFTALDTPVSWVEVLGFGSGALCVWLVARQHIANWPIGIANNLFFILLFAGAGLYADAGLQVVYIALAVYGWRAWVTGGPEAASGRLPVSRTPARTWWVLASATLTGTVLLTLLLDRATDSTVPFWDALTTALSLAATYGQCRKKVESWYLWIAADVVYVPLYAYKGLYLTALLYLGFMALCLLGLRSWRRELIATSAPSGPGGPTGPTGPAEPTDRGPVEAAA; from the coding sequence GTGGACATCGCGGACCTGCTCGCTCCCCTCCAACAGCCTCTCTTCACCGCGCTGGACACCCCGGTCAGCTGGGTGGAGGTGCTGGGCTTCGGCAGCGGGGCGCTGTGCGTGTGGCTCGTCGCCCGACAGCACATCGCCAACTGGCCGATCGGCATCGCCAACAACCTCTTCTTCATCCTCCTCTTCGCGGGCGCCGGGCTGTACGCGGACGCCGGGCTGCAGGTGGTCTATATCGCGCTGGCGGTGTACGGCTGGCGGGCCTGGGTGACCGGCGGCCCGGAGGCGGCCTCGGGCCGCCTGCCGGTGAGCCGTACGCCGGCCCGTACCTGGTGGGTTCTGGCGTCCGCCACGCTCACCGGCACGGTGCTGCTCACCCTGCTACTGGACCGTGCCACCGACTCCACCGTGCCCTTCTGGGACGCGCTGACCACCGCCCTGTCGCTGGCCGCGACCTACGGGCAGTGCCGGAAGAAGGTCGAGTCCTGGTACTTGTGGATCGCCGCCGACGTTGTCTACGTCCCCCTCTACGCCTACAAGGGGCTGTACCTCACCGCGCTGCTCTACCTGGGCTTCATGGCCCTGTGCCTGCTCGGGCTGCGCAGCTGGCGGCGTGAACTGATCGCCACCTCTGCTCCGTCGGGGCCAGGGGGACCAACGGGGCCGACAGGGCCGGCGGAACCCACGGACCGGGGCCCGGTGGAGGCCGCGGCGTGA
- a CDS encoding YcxB family protein, whose amino-acid sequence MAGKQDVAQSVELVFSPTAKDIGEALRARRRLNRRRHLLLIGALFALIYAAVVVLYLALDTPYPYGSAAIPTLAGALAGGPAFLIARRVQVRMVSRFARAQGECRAMVSDDGVRVVVANGDSRLGWELYPRYVETANLFVALSRDKSAMGVAMLPKRGADGPGDVDRLREILDRNAVRAGR is encoded by the coding sequence GTGGCCGGGAAACAGGACGTGGCGCAGTCGGTCGAGCTGGTTTTCAGCCCCACCGCCAAGGACATCGGGGAGGCTCTGCGGGCACGGCGGCGCCTCAACCGTCGCAGGCATCTGCTGTTGATCGGGGCGCTGTTCGCCCTGATCTATGCCGCGGTGGTGGTTCTGTACCTCGCCCTGGACACCCCTTACCCCTACGGTTCGGCCGCGATTCCGACGCTCGCGGGCGCGCTGGCGGGCGGCCCGGCCTTCCTCATCGCCCGGCGCGTCCAGGTCCGGATGGTGTCCCGCTTCGCCCGGGCCCAGGGGGAGTGCCGCGCCATGGTGAGTGACGACGGCGTGCGCGTCGTCGTGGCGAACGGGGATTCGCGGCTGGGCTGGGAGCTCTACCCCCGGTACGTGGAGACGGCGAACCTCTTCGTGGCGCTGAGCCGGGACAAGAGCGCGATGGGCGTCGCTATGCTCCCCAAGCGCGGGGCCGACGGGCCCGGTGACGTGGACCGGCTGCGGGAGATCCTCGACCGCAACGCTGTCCGCGCCGGCCGGTAG
- a CDS encoding DUF397 domain-containing protein, whose amino-acid sequence MSPVDDPSPRVWRKSSYSNGDGGHCVEVADNIPGAVPVRDSKLPDGPSLTIPADGWSAFVTAIRNGTIPQG is encoded by the coding sequence ATGAGTCCGGTAGACGACCCGAGCCCCAGGGTGTGGCGAAAGTCCTCCTACAGCAACGGCGACGGCGGTCACTGCGTCGAGGTCGCCGACAACATCCCGGGCGCGGTCCCCGTCCGGGACAGCAAGCTCCCGGACGGCCCCTCCCTCACCATCCCGGCCGATGGCTGGTCCGCCTTTGTGACAGCCATCCGGAACGGCACGATCCCTCAGGGCTGA
- a CDS encoding helix-turn-helix domain-containing protein: MTTDRLENAENLDPYSSPKTFFGAELRRLREAAGLTQHQLGERVFCSRDYISRFESASRRPQPEVSRLLDEVLGTGEHLQRLCRLARLSKHPDYFADAADLERHATAISDFSPMLVPGLLQTAAYARALTTAAQPFAPPDEIEDHVTARMERGRLLDGPTPPELWTIIHQAALRVQIGSNEIMRDQLVHLADLSRNHHRVKVQVLPDSAGEQTFMNGLVCLMAFDDAPPVAYTEGAYTGQLIDEPRLVAQYRRAYDLVRAAALSPKASLALIESAAKEHATP; encoded by the coding sequence GTGACGACCGACCGTCTTGAGAACGCCGAGAACCTCGACCCCTACAGCTCGCCCAAGACCTTCTTCGGGGCCGAGCTGCGCCGCCTGCGCGAGGCCGCCGGTCTCACCCAGCACCAGCTCGGCGAGCGCGTCTTCTGCTCGCGCGACTACATCAGCCGCTTCGAGTCGGCGTCCCGCCGCCCCCAGCCGGAGGTGTCCAGACTCCTGGACGAAGTCCTGGGCACCGGCGAACACTTGCAGCGCCTCTGCCGACTCGCCCGGCTCTCGAAACACCCGGACTATTTCGCGGACGCAGCGGACCTGGAGAGGCATGCCACCGCCATCAGTGACTTCTCGCCCATGCTGGTGCCCGGACTGCTTCAAACGGCTGCGTACGCACGTGCTCTCACCACCGCTGCGCAGCCTTTCGCACCACCGGACGAAATCGAGGACCATGTCACCGCACGCATGGAGCGCGGCCGACTTCTCGACGGTCCAACACCCCCCGAACTCTGGACCATCATTCATCAGGCAGCGTTGCGGGTACAGATCGGCAGCAACGAGATCATGCGGGATCAGTTGGTCCATCTCGCAGACCTCAGCCGCAACCACCACCGCGTTAAAGTGCAGGTTCTGCCCGACTCAGCCGGTGAGCAGACCTTCATGAACGGCCTCGTCTGCCTCATGGCCTTTGACGACGCACCTCCTGTTGCCTATACGGAAGGTGCCTACACCGGCCAACTCATCGATGAACCAAGGCTGGTGGCCCAGTACAGGCGGGCCTACGATCTCGTCAGGGCTGCCGCTCTGTCCCCCAAGGCATCCCTTGCCCTGATCGAATCGGCGGCGAAGGAGCACGCAACGCCATGA
- a CDS encoding SCO7613 C-terminal domain-containing membrane protein, which produces MNNEPPPLRAPGGDAEAELREIDRALARIDAERARLLARRSELLAQLWGRQSRAWAASGGPGSTLPRPADRREAGAPTVRNVLLTLGGILLAVAVIAFTVLSWGRMGIGGRAAVLGVLTVCALAVPVPLLRRGLGATAEVIACLGLLLLVLDAYALHRVALPDLDGTAYAAVVSAVLAVVWAGYSRLLSELVSPPGAKSPSPAGVEGRRSGAGIAAGPEAGGASSGDTAAGVARGGAAAGAADGGVAGGAAGRSTAGVPGDGVPGRGVPSGGTPHGGVPGRALPDGGGRVPRLIPALAVLPAQLPLLLWSIAVEADAFGSGAALLATAALDAVIALRFAQPAIRRTAAALGTLAGAAGLIPAVWMSVNAWDIAEAARGALLLCGAAVVLWSVAARLPASGAAATPPGTAPDARPVTETASGPVPGSVPPAPDADAATPRTAPDARPVTGTASGPVPGRSPALHSLALRSHRGPRARLVSPAIPAAVAGLAVVTAAGGLLRMALPAGFGVAGYLLCAALLPYAVSAVGRRAPERAAERGTAVASGVVHALALLWVLPDTASALLGPLGWVDAVWEGAPRGARAAVAPGVLWPGGTVVPVVLAMLAVSVCAASRLRAGRPGTAADAGTATAPSPAPAPGTAPWPGHGAAPAGALVLAAAAAAVLPVTLDLPYPVAVLLLTAQAAVLLVAAGTSGSVVVSRTALACAVAVAGTAAAWSMAERPVTQGALAALVVAFTVAAATSPADGRVRQPVTACAAVASAVGLVVALCAGAGFPAHRTAFVVLAAAAAVELLAARLRKRPAGLPLEVTGAATGLLALTLAATGPAAVLAAVLALAGVVAAGCALRADRRRTAGYAATALFVLATWVRLGAAGVEAPEAYTLPVTVPALVVGLLRRRADATASSWVAYGPGLSVTLLPSLAAVWTDSGWTRPLLLGLAALGLTLLGARSRLQAPLLLGGGVLALVALHELAPYLVQMADALPRWVPPALAGLLLLGAGATYEQRLRDARRLRELLGRMR; this is translated from the coding sequence ATGAACAACGAGCCACCGCCCCTGCGTGCCCCCGGAGGGGACGCGGAAGCCGAACTGCGGGAGATCGACCGCGCACTGGCCCGGATCGACGCCGAGCGTGCCCGGCTGCTCGCCCGCAGGTCGGAGCTCCTCGCACAGCTGTGGGGACGGCAATCCCGCGCCTGGGCCGCGAGCGGCGGGCCCGGGAGTACGCTCCCGCGCCCGGCGGACCGGCGGGAGGCCGGGGCGCCGACGGTGCGGAACGTGCTGCTGACCCTCGGCGGGATTCTCCTGGCCGTCGCCGTGATCGCCTTCACCGTCCTCAGCTGGGGCCGGATGGGCATCGGCGGCCGTGCGGCGGTGCTCGGCGTGCTGACCGTCTGCGCGCTCGCGGTGCCCGTGCCGCTGCTGCGGCGCGGACTGGGCGCCACGGCGGAGGTGATCGCCTGCCTGGGGCTGCTCCTGCTGGTGCTGGACGCCTACGCCCTGCACCGGGTGGCCCTCCCCGACCTCGACGGCACGGCGTACGCGGCTGTCGTGAGCGCGGTGCTGGCCGTGGTGTGGGCCGGGTACAGCCGGCTGCTGTCCGAGCTTGTGTCACCGCCCGGGGCGAAGAGCCCCTCCCCGGCGGGAGTTGAGGGACGACGGAGCGGCGCGGGGATCGCCGCAGGCCCGGAGGCCGGTGGCGCGTCCTCCGGTGACACGGCGGCCGGCGTCGCGCGCGGCGGGGCCGCGGCTGGTGCGGCGGACGGTGGCGTGGCAGGCGGCGCGGCCGGGCGTTCAACTGCTGGTGTCCCGGGCGACGGCGTTCCGGGCCGTGGCGTTCCGAGCGGCGGTACTCCGCATGGTGGTGTTCCGGGCCGCGCTCTTCCGGACGGCGGTGGCCGGGTGCCGCGGCTGATCCCCGCCCTGGCCGTGCTGCCAGCCCAACTGCCGCTGCTGCTCTGGTCGATCGCGGTGGAGGCGGACGCCTTCGGCTCCGGCGCCGCGCTGCTGGCCACGGCCGCGCTCGACGCCGTGATCGCCCTGCGGTTCGCGCAGCCCGCGATCCGGCGCACGGCGGCGGCCCTGGGCACGCTCGCGGGCGCCGCCGGTCTCATACCGGCGGTGTGGATGTCGGTGAACGCGTGGGACATCGCGGAGGCGGCGCGGGGCGCCCTCCTGCTGTGCGGCGCGGCCGTGGTCCTGTGGTCCGTCGCGGCCCGCCTCCCGGCATCCGGCGCGGCCGCCACCCCGCCCGGGACGGCTCCGGACGCCCGGCCGGTTACGGAAACGGCATCGGGCCCGGTACCGGGCTCCGTCCCGCCCGCGCCCGACGCGGACGCCGCCACGCCCCGGACGGCTCCGGACGCCCGGCCGGTTACAGGCACGGCATCGGGCCCGGTACCGGGCCGCAGCCCCGCGCTGCACTCCCTCGCCCTCCGGTCACACCGCGGACCGCGCGCCCGCCTCGTGTCCCCGGCCATTCCCGCCGCGGTCGCCGGGCTGGCCGTCGTCACGGCGGCCGGGGGACTGCTGCGCATGGCCCTGCCCGCCGGGTTCGGCGTGGCGGGCTATCTGCTGTGCGCCGCGCTGCTGCCGTACGCCGTGAGCGCGGTCGGGCGCCGCGCGCCGGAGCGTGCGGCGGAGCGCGGTACGGCCGTGGCCTCGGGCGTCGTTCATGCGCTGGCCCTGCTGTGGGTCCTGCCGGACACGGCCTCCGCTCTGCTGGGGCCGCTCGGCTGGGTGGACGCGGTGTGGGAGGGCGCCCCGCGCGGGGCGCGCGCCGCCGTCGCGCCCGGCGTGCTCTGGCCGGGCGGCACCGTCGTGCCCGTCGTCCTGGCGATGCTGGCCGTCTCCGTGTGCGCGGCGTCCCGGCTGCGCGCCGGGCGACCCGGGACGGCGGCGGACGCGGGGACGGCGACGGCCCCATCCCCGGCCCCGGCCCCAGGGACAGCCCCGTGGCCCGGACACGGGGCCGCCCCCGCCGGCGCCCTCGTTCTCGCCGCCGCCGCGGCGGCGGTGCTGCCGGTGACCCTCGACCTCCCGTATCCGGTGGCGGTCCTGCTGCTCACCGCACAGGCGGCCGTGCTGCTGGTGGCGGCCGGGACCTCGGGGTCCGTGGTGGTCTCACGTACCGCGCTCGCCTGCGCCGTGGCCGTGGCGGGTACGGCCGCGGCCTGGAGCATGGCCGAACGGCCAGTGACGCAAGGGGCGCTGGCGGCGCTCGTGGTGGCGTTCACGGTGGCCGCCGCGACCTCACCGGCGGACGGCCGCGTGCGGCAGCCCGTGACGGCGTGCGCGGCGGTGGCGAGCGCCGTCGGACTGGTGGTGGCGCTGTGCGCGGGCGCCGGCTTCCCCGCTCACCGCACGGCGTTCGTGGTCCTCGCCGCGGCGGCCGCCGTGGAACTGCTGGCGGCCCGGTTGCGGAAGCGCCCGGCCGGGCTTCCGCTGGAGGTGACGGGCGCGGCCACCGGACTGCTCGCCCTGACCCTCGCGGCCACCGGACCGGCGGCCGTCCTCGCCGCCGTGCTGGCCCTGGCCGGTGTGGTGGCCGCGGGCTGCGCGCTCCGCGCCGACCGCCGCCGCACCGCCGGATACGCGGCCACGGCGCTGTTCGTCCTGGCCACGTGGGTGCGGCTCGGCGCCGCCGGGGTGGAGGCCCCGGAGGCGTACACCCTTCCGGTGACCGTCCCGGCCCTGGTGGTCGGACTGCTGCGGCGCCGCGCGGACGCGACGGCCTCCTCCTGGGTGGCGTACGGCCCCGGGTTGTCCGTGACGCTTCTGCCGAGCCTGGCGGCGGTGTGGACGGACAGCGGCTGGACGCGTCCGCTGCTGCTGGGCCTGGCGGCGCTGGGCCTGACCCTGCTCGGCGCCCGCTCGCGGCTACAGGCACCGCTGCTGCTGGGCGGCGGGGTGCTGGCGCTCGTCGCCCTGCACGAACTCGCCCCGTACCTCGTGCAGATGGCGGACGCGCTGCCGCGCTGGGTCCCGCCCGCGCTGGCCGGACTCCTGCTGCTCGGCGCCGGCGCGACGTACGAACAGCGGCTGCGCGACGCCCGCAGACTCCGCGAGCTGCTGGGCCGCATGCGCTGA
- a CDS encoding SRPBCC family protein: protein MDPHHYRFRSLWTLDAPPGAVYAVLERPEEYPLWWPQVREAERTPSGAGRARFRSVLPYDLVVTARESRRDPAAGVLETALSGDLEGWARWTVAARAGDSGGGSRALFEQEVTVRRRLLRALAVPGRPLFRANHRLMMRSGQRGLRARLAEAV from the coding sequence ATGGACCCGCACCACTACCGCTTCCGCAGCCTCTGGACGCTCGACGCACCCCCCGGGGCGGTCTACGCGGTGCTGGAGCGGCCCGAGGAGTACCCGCTGTGGTGGCCGCAGGTCCGGGAGGCCGAGCGCACCCCGTCCGGCGCCGGCCGGGCCCGCTTCCGCTCCGTCCTCCCGTACGACCTGGTCGTCACCGCGCGCGAGAGCCGGCGCGACCCGGCGGCCGGGGTGCTGGAGACGGCCCTGAGCGGCGATCTGGAGGGCTGGGCGCGCTGGACGGTGGCGGCCCGCGCCGGTGACAGCGGCGGCGGGAGCCGGGCGCTGTTCGAGCAGGAGGTGACCGTGCGCCGCAGGCTGCTGCGGGCGCTCGCCGTGCCCGGCCGCCCGCTGTTCCGGGCCAATCACCGGCTGATGATGCGGAGCGGGCAGCGCGGCCTGCGGGCCAGGCTCGCCGAAGCCGTTTGA
- the thrS gene encoding threonine--tRNA ligase encodes MSDVRVIIHRDSEREERVVTTGTTAADLFGGDRSIVAARVAGELKDLAYELAEGDEVEPVGIATEDGLNILRHSTAHVMAQAVQELFPEARLGIGPPVKDGFYYDFDVERPFTPDDLKAVEKKMQEIIKRGQRFSRRVVTDEAAREELASEPYKLELIGLKGSSATAGEGADVEVGAGELTIYDNLDAKTGELCWKDLCRGPHLPTTRNIPAFKLMRNAAAYWRGSEKNPMLQRIYGTAWPTKDELKAHLTFLAEAEKRDHRKLGTELDLFSIPEEIGSGLAVFHPKGGVVRRVMEDYSRKRHEESGYEFVYTPHATKGTLFQKSGHLDWYADGMYPPMQLDEGQDYYLKPMNCPMHHLIFDARGRSYRELPLRLFEFGTVYRYEKSGVVHGLTRARGFTQDDSHIYCTREQMAAELDSLLTFVLNLLRDYGLEDFYLELSTKDPEKFVGSDEVWEESTEALRQAAEKQGLELVLDPAGAAFYGPKISVQAKDAIGRTWQMSTIQVDFNMPERFDLQYTAADGSRQRPVVLHRALFGSIERFFAVLLEHYAGAFPAWLAPVQAVGIPIGDAHVPYLQEFAAEAKKRGLRFQVDASSDRMQKKIRNAQREKVPFMVIAGDEDVANGAVSFRYRDGSQKNGIPRDEALREIADAVARRVQV; translated from the coding sequence GTGTCAGACGTCCGTGTGATCATCCATCGCGATTCCGAGCGGGAAGAGCGCGTGGTGACGACGGGCACCACGGCGGCCGATCTCTTCGGCGGCGACCGCTCGATCGTCGCCGCCCGCGTGGCCGGCGAGCTGAAGGACCTGGCGTACGAGCTCGCCGAGGGCGACGAGGTGGAGCCGGTCGGCATCGCCACCGAGGACGGCCTGAACATCCTGCGCCACTCCACCGCCCACGTCATGGCCCAGGCCGTGCAGGAGCTCTTCCCGGAGGCCCGGCTCGGCATCGGCCCGCCGGTCAAGGACGGCTTCTACTACGACTTCGACGTCGAGCGCCCCTTCACCCCCGACGACCTCAAGGCCGTCGAGAAGAAGATGCAGGAGATCATCAAGCGCGGTCAGCGCTTCTCCCGCCGCGTCGTCACCGACGAGGCCGCCCGCGAGGAGCTGGCCTCCGAGCCGTACAAGCTGGAGCTGATCGGCCTCAAGGGCTCCTCCGCCACCGCGGGCGAGGGCGCGGACGTGGAGGTCGGCGCCGGTGAGCTGACCATCTACGACAACCTCGACGCCAAGACCGGCGAGCTGTGCTGGAAGGACCTCTGCCGCGGCCCGCACCTGCCGACCACCCGCAACATCCCGGCCTTCAAGCTGATGCGGAACGCCGCGGCGTACTGGCGCGGCAGCGAGAAGAACCCGATGCTCCAGCGCATCTACGGCACCGCCTGGCCGACGAAGGACGAGCTGAAGGCGCACCTCACCTTCCTGGCGGAGGCGGAGAAGCGCGACCACCGCAAGCTCGGCACCGAGCTGGACCTCTTCTCGATCCCCGAGGAGATCGGCTCCGGCCTGGCCGTCTTCCACCCCAAGGGCGGCGTCGTCCGCCGGGTCATGGAGGACTACTCGCGCAAGCGGCACGAGGAGTCCGGGTACGAGTTCGTCTACACCCCGCACGCCACCAAGGGCACGCTCTTCCAGAAGTCGGGCCACCTGGACTGGTACGCCGACGGCATGTACCCGCCCATGCAGCTCGACGAGGGCCAGGACTACTACCTCAAGCCCATGAACTGCCCCATGCACCACCTGATCTTCGACGCCCGGGGCCGTTCGTACCGCGAACTGCCGCTGCGCCTCTTCGAGTTCGGGACGGTCTACCGGTACGAGAAGTCCGGTGTGGTGCACGGCCTGACCCGCGCCCGCGGCTTCACCCAGGACGACTCGCACATCTACTGCACCCGCGAGCAGATGGCGGCCGAGCTGGACTCGCTCCTCACCTTCGTGCTCAACCTGCTCCGCGACTACGGCCTGGAGGACTTCTACCTGGAGCTGTCCACCAAGGACCCGGAGAAGTTCGTCGGCAGCGACGAGGTGTGGGAGGAGTCCACCGAGGCACTGCGGCAGGCGGCCGAGAAGCAGGGCCTGGAGCTGGTCCTGGACCCGGCCGGAGCCGCGTTCTACGGGCCGAAGATCTCGGTGCAGGCCAAGGACGCCATCGGCCGGACCTGGCAGATGTCCACGATCCAGGTGGACTTCAACATGCCGGAGCGCTTCGACCTCCAGTACACCGCGGCCGACGGCTCCCGGCAGCGCCCGGTCGTCCTCCACCGCGCGCTGTTCGGCTCCATCGAGCGGTTCTTCGCGGTGCTGCTGGAGCACTACGCGGGCGCGTTCCCGGCCTGGCTCGCGCCGGTGCAGGCGGTCGGCATCCCGATCGGCGACGCCCACGTCCCGTACCTCCAGGAGTTCGCCGCGGAGGCGAAGAAGCGGGGGCTGCGCTTCCAGGTGGACGCCTCCTCGGACCGGATGCAGAAGAAGATCCGCAACGCCCAGCGCGAGAAGGTCCCCTTCATGGTCATCGCGGGTGACGAGGACGTGGCGAACGGCGCGGTGTCCTTCCGCTACCGCGACGGCTCGCAGAAGAACGGCATCCCGCGGGACGAGGCGCTGCGGGAGATCGCCGACGCCGTGGCCCGCCGCGTCCAGGTCTGA
- a CDS encoding HIT family protein, whose protein sequence is MLAVMTSEPEQQIGVGSQDAFQRLWTPHRMAYIQGENKPTGPGSEGCPFCTIPAKSDEDGLIVTRGEHVYAVLNLYPYNGGHLMVVPFRHVADYTELDEAETAELAALTKQAMTALRTASGAHGFNIGMNQGVTAGAGIAAHLHQHVVPRWGGDTNFMPVVGHTKVLPQLLADTRRLLAAAWPES, encoded by the coding sequence ATGCTGGCCGTCATGACGAGTGAGCCGGAGCAGCAGATCGGAGTCGGTTCCCAGGACGCCTTCCAGCGCCTGTGGACGCCCCACCGGATGGCGTACATCCAGGGCGAGAACAAGCCGACCGGGCCCGGCTCCGAGGGCTGCCCGTTCTGCACCATCCCGGCCAAGTCCGACGAGGACGGCCTGATCGTCACCCGCGGCGAGCACGTCTACGCGGTGCTCAACCTCTACCCGTACAACGGCGGCCACCTGATGGTCGTGCCGTTCCGGCACGTCGCCGACTACACGGAGCTGGACGAGGCGGAGACGGCCGAGCTGGCCGCGCTCACCAAGCAGGCCATGACGGCGCTGCGCACCGCCTCCGGGGCCCACGGCTTCAACATCGGCATGAACCAGGGTGTCACCGCCGGCGCGGGCATCGCCGCGCATCTGCACCAGCACGTGGTGCCCCGCTGGGGCGGGGACACCAACTTCATGCCGGTCGTCGGCCACACCAAGGTGCTGCCGCAGCTCCTGGCCGACACCCGCCGGCTGCTCGCCGCGGCCTGGCCGGAGAGCTGA
- the rpsR gene encoding 30S ribosomal protein S18 gives MPHSGSPRRKTGRGRSERPNPLDAAGITYIDYKDTDLLRKFISDRGKIRSRRVTRVSRQQQRRLAQAVKNAREMALLPYGSR, from the coding sequence GTGCCGCACTCCGGCAGCCCCCGGCGGAAAACCGGACGCGGGCGCTCCGAGCGCCCCAATCCGCTGGACGCCGCAGGCATCACCTATATCGACTACAAGGACACCGACCTGCTGCGGAAGTTCATCTCCGACCGCGGCAAGATCCGCAGCCGCCGGGTGACCCGGGTCTCCCGGCAGCAGCAGCGCAGGCTCGCCCAAGCCGTGAAGAACGCACGGGAGATGGCACTGCTGCCCTACGGCTCCCGGTAG
- a CDS encoding SDR family NAD(P)-dependent oxidoreductase produces MTADRIALVTGANRGLGRSTALALAARGVRVVVTHRGDAAGAQETEQQVHAAGGTAAVVRLDISDVSSFGAFTSELSGLLERWGASRLDIVVNNAGVGVFGPLEAVTTDDFDTVFGTNVRGTFFLIQSLVPLLAKGARVINVSSSLTRHTSPATSVYSASKAAVEALSRTLAAELGPRGIRVNSIAPGPTATDFNGGAMRDDAGMRQGLAGQTALGRVGEPEEIGDAIATLASDGLRWMTAQRIEVSGGALL; encoded by the coding sequence ATGACAGCCGACAGGATCGCTTTGGTGACCGGTGCGAACCGTGGTCTGGGCCGGAGTACGGCTCTTGCGCTGGCGGCGCGCGGGGTGCGGGTTGTGGTCACTCATCGCGGTGATGCGGCCGGGGCCCAGGAGACGGAGCAGCAAGTGCACGCTGCGGGTGGGACCGCCGCTGTCGTGCGTCTCGACATCAGCGACGTCTCCTCTTTCGGAGCCTTCACTTCCGAGCTGAGCGGACTGCTTGAGCGCTGGGGGGCTTCGCGGCTCGATATCGTGGTCAACAACGCGGGGGTTGGTGTCTTCGGCCCACTGGAAGCTGTCACGACCGACGACTTCGACACCGTGTTCGGCACGAACGTGCGGGGCACGTTCTTCCTCATCCAGTCGCTTGTGCCGCTGCTGGCGAAAGGCGCCCGCGTCATCAACGTCTCGTCGTCGTTGACTCGCCACACCAGCCCCGCGACCTCGGTCTACTCCGCCTCGAAGGCCGCCGTCGAGGCTCTGAGCCGCACTCTGGCCGCAGAACTCGGCCCCCGAGGCATCCGGGTCAACTCCATTGCCCCGGGGCCGACCGCCACCGACTTCAACGGCGGTGCCATGCGGGATGACGCCGGTATGCGCCAGGGTCTGGCCGGGCAGACCGCGCTTGGCCGCGTCGGCGAACCCGAGGAGATCGGCGACGCCATCGCCACACTGGCGTCCGACGGCCTGCGCTGGATGACCGCCCAGCGCATCGAGGTCTCCGGCGGCGCCCTCCTGTGA